GCTATCTTTTATATGAAAAAGAATACTGGAAAAGATAAATTAGAAGTAGTAAATATCAATGATCAAAATTCAGGAGATAAACCTATCTGCAATTTTGAGCATGTTGCAGGAAATGATGAGGCAAAGGAACTTGTAAAGGATATTATTGACTTTATTAAAGATCCTGATAAATATGCTAAGCTTGGAGCCAAAATGCCTAGAGGTATACTGCTCTATGGACCACCAGGAACAGGTAAGACCCTTATGGCTAAGGCTATAGCTGGTGAGTCTGGAGTTCCCTTTTATGCAGTATCTGGTTCTGATTTTGTTCAGATGTATGTAGGAGTCGGTGCAAGTAGGATTCGTCAGCTTTTTCAAAAGGCAAAAAAAGCAAAAAAAGCAGTAATTTTTATTGATGAAATAGATGCAATTGGAAAAAAGAGAGGTAATGGAGTAACACAAGGAAATGATGAAAGAGATCAAACCCTTAATGCTTTGCTCACAGAAATGTCTGGTTTTAACAGTCATAGTGGCATTGTAGTAATTGCTGCTACCAATCGCCTTGAGACATTAGATGAGGCTTTAGTGCGACCTGGAAGATTTGATCGGCTAATTGAAATTGGTTTACCAGATATTAAAGCTCGTAAGAGAATACTTAAATTACATTTAGATGATAAACCAGTACATAATTTAGTAAATATGGACAAGTTAGCTAGGGAGACTGTTTACTTTAGCGGTGCTATGCTTGAAAACTTAGCCAATGAAGCTGCGATTATCGCCGCAAATAAAAATGAAAATGAGATTTCTCAGAAAGATTTTGATGAAGCTTATTACACGATTATAGCAGGCTCTGCTAAAAAAGATCTTAGTACCATAAGTACAGAAGATCGTAAGGTGACTGCTTATCACGAAAGCGGACACGCATTAGCTACAAAACTGCTGCAACCAGAAAAT
This sequence is a window from Alkalibaculum bacchi. Protein-coding genes within it:
- a CDS encoding ATP-dependent metallopeptidase FtsH/Yme1/Tma family protein — its product is MKKRHFIIASIALIFFIALGISIYINRSEITEIHYRDFVQDLESGKVQEIRIKDESVLTVNLKDGTVYETTNPQSDSMREYFLLNGASINENQNKVADSVIQTLGLVAIGAFAIFYMKKNTGKDKLEVVNINDQNSGDKPICNFEHVAGNDEAKELVKDIIDFIKDPDKYAKLGAKMPRGILLYGPPGTGKTLMAKAIAGESGVPFYAVSGSDFVQMYVGVGASRIRQLFQKAKKAKKAVIFIDEIDAIGKKRGNGVTQGNDERDQTLNALLTEMSGFNSHSGIVVIAATNRLETLDEALVRPGRFDRLIEIGLPDIKARKRILKLHLDDKPVHNLVNMDKLARETVYFSGAMLENLANEAAIIAANKNENEISQKDFDEAYYTIIAGSAKKDLSTISTEDRKVTAYHESGHALATKLLQPENTVSKVTIIPSTKGIGGFSMSIPKDRQYRTKSSILCDIKVLLAGRVAEELIFGESNITTGASNDIEKASQLVKEYVSKFGMDEELGLFNCDAASMNPDTAVMDKCREHINTLYQETKEIMLDNIDLLNLFAKELLERETLNEEDLDLLVQGHVA